ACCTCCATAGCCGTCAGATTTAAAACCGTCTGTATTGTCGCTGAAGAAAACCCTAAAGGGGAAATTAAAGAAATCTTATTTTCTCTCTGTCTAATGATAAATTCCTCCACGGGACGATTATCTCGTAACCGTTGAGCCAAACAATGCCAACAACCAGTTTTATCGGGATCAAATAAGGGACCAATCCATGCTAGGTTTCCCAGGGGATTAACTAATAACCAAGGCTTTTGCAAGACTAAAGCTTGTTGATTAATACTCTCTAAATCAGGATGAAGATAATTATCGGTTAAAATAATGGTTAAATCCCCTTCATCTGCGACTTGAACTTGCAATGAATTTAAAATATTGATCAAATCTTGCTGGGGAATTGAGCCTAGGCTTTTAACCGTAACCTTCAGAGATTGTAATCGTTCAAAAGCTTGGGCTTGAGAAACCTGAAGATGATGGCATAAAATTGCTAGATTAGACGGCAATAATTCTTTTTTTTCTAGTAAAAACCCTCGTTTATATAACTGAAAAATCGCTTTTTGAATTGCCAGACTATAATTAATAATCACTGCGAAGGAATTAGCATTATTGGGATTGATTTCTTGATTTTGTAAAAATTCTAACTGAAGAATATCAATAATTTCATCAAGATTACGTTGACCATCGATTAATCTTACTAAACGATAATAAAGCGGCTCTTGAAAACAGATAGATTCTCGCTCAGATAGAAAAAATACCGTATTTGGTTCTAAGGTTTCAATTGAGTAGGCAGGATTCCAATCAAGCTGGTTGAACACAATTTTTACTCTCTTTTTAAGGGATGTTAAGGTTAATTATATACCTATAATATCAGTTTGATAGCAGTTATCTTAATGGTGAGCTGCGAAGAGTGTAAGTTGGGTTGAACGATAGTGAAACCCAACCGTATTTTATCTATTCCTTGCTGAGATTCAGTTAAAATTGTAGCGTTATCAGCATGAGTTAGATAGAATCCAACATCCATGATCATCTCTCTCAAAGAAGCTCAGGCTAAACTCCCCGAACTGATTGACAATCTCAAACTGGGGGAAGAATTGTTAATCACCGACAACAATCGTCCAATTACCCAATTAATCGGGCAAATACCCATACCGCCCCAACGCCCTAGCCCTGGACTATGTCAAGGAATGATTACCATCGTAGCTGATGACGAAGAACATTGGCAAGATTTTTTGAAAACTTAAATAGAGATTTAACATTATGACTAAATTAGATATAGCTCAAGCTAAATCCGATCTCTCAAAACTTCTCGATTTGGCAATTAACGGAGAGGAAATCGTTATTATACAAGGCGACGAGCCAGTAGCCAAAATTTCCCCCATCAAACGACCCTTAAAACGAGGAAGTGCTAAGGGAAAAGTATGGATGAGCGATGACTTTGATGAACCTCTTGAAGACTTTCACAATTACAGGGAATGACTTTTTTATTGGACACACATATTTTTCTTTGGTTTGTTAATGACGATCCTAGATTAAGCAATGCTCTCAAAGATTTAATTGAAGATGAGAACAATTTTAGTTATCTTAGTATCGCCAGTCTTTGGGAAATGTCTATTAAATAGAATTTAGTAAAGTTAAGGTTAGTTCCTTCCTAGGAAGAGTTTATTGAGAAAGAAGTGAACGAAAGTAGGATTGTTTTACTAAATCTTGAACTAGGGCATCTAAAAATTAATGCTTCTCTACCTTTTCACCATAGAGATCCTTTTGAACGCATTATTATTGCTCAATCTATGGCTGAAAATCTCCCTATCATTACAAGGGATTCAATTTTCATTCAATATTCGATTGCGCTTATTTAGTGTAACTCAACAAATGAAAATATTATTGATCTTAGATCAAGATGAAGGAATAGCTCCCAATGATCCGGCCCCTTCTTCTCGATTAGATTGAAACAACGAAACCCAACACTAATAAAGGTGTGTTACTTTAGTGACATACCCTTTACCTATCAGCGGCGATCGCTTATAGCTCTCTCTATTAATCAAACTTTGGCAAGACGCGATCGCATAGAAAAAATTGTTATTCCGCCATCAGGATATGGTATAATGCGGGATATTTCAGTTGGCAAAGGGGCAATGATTTGGAACTAGCATTTGAAGGGGATAAACAGTTGTAGAACGTTCAGAGGTGCTGAGAGAAAATTGGAAAAATGGATAAGAATAGGCGGAATATTAGATCAAAGTAGTGCTGGTATGATTCAGAAGCATTTGGCGGGTATCTGTAATTACTTTGAAAATCAGACAACCAATGGATTAACTGAGGGAATGAATACCAAAATAAAGCTTATTAAAAGAATAAGTTATGGATTTACCAATTTTGAACATCTTCGACTTAAGCTGTTTGCTTGCTTTAATTCATAACAAAAATTAACACAGGAAAACCAGAAGAGCCGAAGCGGTGGCGAAAAAGGCCCAAGATGGAATTATTAGGGTTTAGTTGTCAGTTGTTTGTGATCAGTCATTTGATCGCTCATCGTAGGATTAGTGCGATCGATTTTGTTTGGGGTATCTAGAATGATAAAATGGGTGACGTTCAAAGCATCATTCATTAGCTATGACCACAACCTACAAAGTAGAAATTTCTCATTTAGGAACAACACAAACGATCGAAGT
This Microcystis wesenbergii NRERC-220 DNA region includes the following protein-coding sequences:
- a CDS encoding type II toxin-antitoxin system Phd/YefM family antitoxin — its product is MTKLDIAQAKSDLSKLLDLAINGEEIVIIQGDEPVAKISPIKRPLKRGSAKGKVWMSDDFDEPLEDFHNYRE
- a CDS encoding type II toxin-antitoxin system Phd/YefM family antitoxin, yielding MIISLKEAQAKLPELIDNLKLGEELLITDNNRPITQLIGQIPIPPQRPSPGLCQGMITIVADDEEHWQDFLKT